Proteins encoded within one genomic window of Alteribacter populi:
- a CDS encoding prephenate dehydrogenase, with translation MRKEVFVVGLGLIGGSLALALRKEHPDAHLIGYDIHDNVVKAARALGVISEAAATVKEGAEKADLIIIAAPVKQTIQLIHEIASYSLKREAIITDVGSTKQTVVKAAEVFTTQSVHFVGGHPMAGSHKTGVEAAKAHLFENAYYILTPSSQSDQRAVIQLQNWLKGTKAQFVHLSAKEHDFFTGTISHFPHIVSAGLVHQLKKEGKNEPILNELAAGGFRDITRIASSSPIMWRDILLSNREVLITLIDRWEEEMKKIKTFIKEERSDDIFQFFSDAKETRDALPVRKKGAIPSFYDLFVDVPDHPGVISDVTGLLAKEKISITNIRILETREDIMGVLRVSFRSEEDLLLAKNLLTKHLYDAYESP, from the coding sequence ATGAGGAAAGAAGTGTTTGTGGTCGGGCTTGGCTTGATCGGTGGATCCCTCGCGTTAGCACTAAGAAAAGAGCACCCTGATGCTCATCTCATTGGTTATGACATCCATGACAATGTAGTAAAAGCGGCTCGTGCTTTAGGTGTAATTAGTGAAGCAGCAGCTACCGTAAAAGAAGGGGCGGAAAAAGCCGACCTCATTATAATCGCTGCTCCCGTAAAACAAACGATCCAGCTTATCCACGAGATTGCTTCCTATTCTTTAAAAAGGGAAGCGATCATAACGGATGTTGGGAGTACGAAACAAACGGTCGTAAAAGCAGCTGAAGTGTTTACAACTCAATCTGTTCATTTTGTCGGTGGCCACCCAATGGCTGGCTCTCATAAGACGGGAGTTGAGGCTGCGAAAGCGCACTTATTTGAAAATGCATATTATATTTTAACGCCTTCTTCTCAAAGTGATCAGCGTGCTGTCATTCAATTGCAAAATTGGCTGAAAGGAACGAAGGCACAATTTGTTCACTTGTCAGCAAAAGAGCATGACTTTTTCACCGGAACGATCAGCCACTTCCCTCATATTGTCTCAGCAGGACTTGTACACCAACTGAAAAAGGAAGGAAAGAATGAACCGATTCTCAATGAGCTCGCAGCGGGCGGGTTTAGAGATATTACAAGGATCGCCTCTTCATCTCCAATTATGTGGCGAGATATTCTGCTTTCTAACCGAGAAGTATTGATCACTTTAATTGACCGTTGGGAAGAGGAAATGAAAAAAATAAAAACGTTCATTAAAGAAGAGCGTTCAGATGATATTTTTCAATTTTTTTCTGATGCTAAAGAAACGCGAGATGCTTTACCAGTCCGAAAAAAAGGAGCGATTCCTTCCTTCTACGACTTGTTTGTAGATGTACCTGATCATCCTGGAGTGATTTCAGATGTTACGGGATTATTGGCAAAGGAAAAAATTAGTATAACGAATATTCGCATTTTGGAAACGAGAGAGGACATTATGGGTGTACTTAGAGTGAGTTTTCGTTCAGAGGAGGACTTGCTCTTAGCAAAAAATCTCCTCACAAAGCATTTGTACGACGCATATGAATCACCTTAG
- the aroA gene encoding 3-phosphoshikimate 1-carboxyvinyltransferase: MASEKVNLAKTGLKGAVRMPGDKSISHRSVLFAAIAEGNTTIQGFLKGADCLSTISCMRQMGVEIEEKDEVITVHGRGLDGLKEPLEVLDVGNSGTTIRLLSGVLSGTSLYSVVTGDESIARRPMSRITYPLKMMGAAIDGRDDGNLTPLAIRGRSLKGIDYISPVASAQVKSAILLAGLNAKGKTSVTEPAVSRDHTERMLTAFGVEVNRDEDGRRVEIYGGAKLTGTDVYVPGDISSAAFFLAAALITPDSHLTLENVGMNPTRTGILDVLEQMGAHIQVKRERMQNGEPVADLEVTYGTLKGIQIGGDLIPRLIDEIPAIAVLATQASGTTVIKNAGELKVKETNRIDTMVSQLQQLGAKVKATNDGMIIEGKTDLVGGTVSSFGDHRVGMSLALCGLIAKNPVTIKEAEAVDVSFPGFFNVLNGCKN; the protein is encoded by the coding sequence ATGGCAAGTGAAAAAGTGAACTTAGCAAAAACCGGCTTAAAAGGAGCTGTACGAATGCCGGGTGATAAATCTATCTCTCATCGTTCTGTCCTTTTTGCAGCTATTGCAGAAGGGAATACAACGATTCAAGGCTTTTTAAAAGGGGCAGACTGTCTGAGTACCATTTCCTGCATGAGGCAGATGGGGGTTGAGATTGAAGAGAAGGATGAGGTCATCACTGTTCACGGTCGTGGACTGGATGGTCTAAAGGAACCACTAGAAGTGTTGGATGTTGGGAATTCAGGTACGACGATTCGACTTCTAAGTGGGGTTCTTTCTGGTACTTCGCTATATTCTGTTGTGACTGGTGACGAATCAATTGCTAGAAGACCGATGTCTCGTATTACATATCCATTAAAGATGATGGGGGCAGCGATTGACGGAAGAGACGATGGGAACTTGACACCACTTGCTATTCGTGGTCGTTCATTAAAAGGAATCGACTACATCTCGCCGGTTGCCAGTGCCCAAGTAAAATCTGCAATTTTATTAGCAGGTCTCAATGCGAAAGGAAAGACATCTGTAACAGAACCAGCCGTTTCACGGGATCATACTGAACGGATGCTTACTGCTTTTGGTGTTGAAGTTAACCGGGATGAGGATGGTAGAAGGGTAGAAATTTACGGTGGTGCAAAGCTGACCGGAACGGATGTGTATGTTCCGGGTGACATTTCCTCTGCAGCCTTCTTTCTGGCGGCAGCATTAATTACACCGGATAGTCACCTTACCCTAGAAAACGTCGGGATGAATCCAACTCGTACTGGCATCCTCGATGTCCTTGAACAAATGGGAGCTCATATTCAGGTAAAGCGTGAACGAATGCAAAATGGTGAACCAGTGGCTGATCTGGAAGTAACATATGGCACATTAAAGGGAATCCAGATCGGAGGAGATCTCATTCCTCGGTTAATCGATGAAATTCCAGCTATAGCAGTTCTTGCGACGCAAGCTAGTGGTACGACTGTGATCAAAAACGCTGGAGAATTGAAGGTGAAAGAAACCAATCGAATTGATACAATGGTTTCACAGCTCCAGCAGCTAGGAGCAAAGGTAAAAGCGACAAACGACGGTATGATCATTGAGGGGAAAACTGATTTAGTGGGCGGAACAGTTTCAAGCTTCGGTGACCACCGTGTAGGGATGAGTCTAGCTTTATGCGGGCTTATTGCAAAAAATCCGGTCACAATAAAAGAAGCAGAAGCTGTCGATGTATCTTTTCCTGGATTTTTCAATGTTCTTAATGGATGCAAAAATTAG
- a CDS encoding tetratricopeptide repeat protein has product MNETLEEAVQLIEKGRHEEGLKQVEKAYESSDDETKRTIAELYFELGLIDRAVDIAEDLLYRYPDHGELFSFAAECYMDMGREDEAMEMLIEVKEDDPVFVQAQLLLADLYQNQGLDEVAEQKLLQALDKARDEPVLQYGLGEFYLNRGDYNQSIPYYKKAMHDEKLPDDETVNPSLRLAEAFSATGQFEEALAAYEAGLAKKEDTNGLFGYAYTALQLHDYELAVEQFERLKELDPSYTTLYPYMSQALRYLSQTDKAAEIINEGLSKDEFNEALYLEAARIQFTKGNANEGRTFLQKVIAINPSNIEAVKDLLNYYEDRDDYDEILELISFLEDYQETDPLYDRYKAKALYENDEVNEAAEAYEKAIPAFENELSVLEEAAFIMLEAGRKEKAVVLLEKIIKEQPEREDLKGRLLDLNTGL; this is encoded by the coding sequence ATGAATGAAACCTTAGAGGAGGCAGTCCAGTTAATTGAAAAAGGACGCCATGAAGAAGGGTTAAAGCAAGTTGAAAAAGCCTATGAAAGCTCAGATGATGAGACAAAACGAACCATAGCTGAACTTTATTTTGAGTTAGGTCTCATCGACAGGGCAGTTGATATCGCTGAAGATCTTTTGTATCGTTACCCTGACCATGGAGAACTTTTCTCCTTTGCTGCAGAATGCTATATGGATATGGGGCGGGAAGACGAAGCGATGGAAATGCTTATTGAAGTCAAAGAAGATGATCCGGTATTTGTTCAGGCGCAGCTCTTACTTGCCGATTTGTACCAAAATCAAGGCCTGGATGAAGTAGCTGAACAAAAGCTTTTACAAGCTCTTGATAAAGCCAGGGACGAACCAGTTCTGCAGTACGGTCTCGGAGAATTTTATTTGAACCGCGGTGATTACAATCAAAGCATCCCTTATTATAAAAAAGCCATGCATGATGAAAAACTCCCAGACGATGAAACAGTAAACCCTTCTTTACGACTAGCAGAGGCATTTAGTGCTACAGGTCAATTTGAAGAAGCACTGGCAGCTTACGAGGCAGGCTTAGCAAAAAAAGAAGATACAAATGGCCTCTTTGGTTATGCGTACACAGCTTTACAACTTCACGATTACGAATTAGCGGTGGAACAATTCGAACGACTAAAAGAATTAGATCCATCTTATACAACGTTGTACCCTTATATGTCACAGGCGTTACGTTATTTATCACAAACAGACAAAGCTGCGGAGATAATTAATGAGGGTCTTTCTAAAGATGAGTTTAACGAAGCGCTCTATTTAGAAGCAGCGAGAATTCAATTTACTAAAGGAAATGCCAATGAAGGCCGTACTTTTTTGCAAAAAGTCATTGCGATTAACCCTTCAAATATTGAAGCTGTAAAAGATCTGTTGAATTATTATGAAGATCGTGATGATTATGACGAAATACTTGAATTGATTAGTTTTTTAGAAGACTATCAAGAGACAGATCCTTTGTATGATCGTTACAAGGCAAAAGCTCTGTATGAAAATGATGAAGTCAATGAAGCGGCAGAGGCCTATGAAAAAGCAATTCCTGCTTTTGAAAATGAGCTTTCTGTATTGGAGGAAGCTGCCTTTATTATGCTGGAAGCAGGAAGGAAAGAAAAAGCGGTCGTACTCCTCGAAAAAATAATAAAAGAACAGCCTGAACGCGAAGATCTAAAAGGAAGGCTGTTGGATTTAAATACAGGTTTATAA
- a CDS encoding ReoY family proteolytic degradation factor — protein MNNTVPVMEKRDFLKWFLDQYQLKRRECAWLLNFLMSDDILMERVHFVEQADYCPKALMISTNDVDCVPFAFHKNQHVTMDAEKSFHDIRLNRSEDIFIQLNFKDKQMTPQYVAVLEENPYLPVNEEETNVQQLMAELVLEKSIRNERIKSMEREIDNALQSGNENLFHELAKEYKALKALDV, from the coding sequence ATGAATAATACTGTTCCAGTCATGGAGAAACGAGACTTTTTAAAGTGGTTTCTCGATCAATATCAGTTAAAGCGGCGTGAGTGTGCATGGTTGTTGAATTTTTTGATGAGTGATGACATTTTAATGGAACGGGTACATTTTGTTGAACAAGCCGATTATTGTCCAAAGGCACTTATGATTTCAACAAACGATGTAGATTGTGTCCCATTTGCTTTCCACAAAAATCAACATGTAACAATGGATGCAGAGAAATCATTTCACGATATTCGTTTAAATCGCAGCGAAGACATTTTTATTCAGTTGAATTTCAAAGACAAGCAAATGACCCCTCAGTATGTAGCTGTCCTAGAAGAAAATCCGTATTTGCCTGTTAATGAAGAAGAAACGAATGTACAACAACTGATGGCTGAACTGGTGCTAGAGAAGTCAATTCGTAATGAACGGATTAAGTCAATGGAACGTGAGATTGATAACGCATTGCAAAGTGGAAATGAAAATCTTTTTCACGAGCTGGCAAAAGAATATAAAGCTCTTAAAGCCCTTGATGTATAA
- a CDS encoding YpiF family protein, which produces MKWITNDVDMYLKSREYVDTAVIPLIPIDWDKDPKGAVSKGEFIGILIEEIEKQFKGRLFQIPPFTYLMNQPVEERMKRIKEWDRHFYENGFKHIVYLTSDAEWKQAESEFPDLLLWIPSLPLENVEPAYVKQMMEQQIKQILPIISDKWQSEPRDRE; this is translated from the coding sequence GTGAAATGGATCACCAATGATGTGGACATGTATTTAAAATCAAGAGAGTACGTTGATACGGCAGTAATACCCCTTATCCCGATAGATTGGGACAAAGATCCTAAAGGCGCGGTATCAAAAGGGGAATTTATCGGAATTCTAATTGAAGAAATTGAAAAGCAATTTAAAGGTCGCTTATTCCAGATTCCTCCCTTTACATATTTGATGAATCAACCGGTGGAAGAAAGAATGAAAAGAATTAAAGAATGGGATCGACATTTCTATGAAAACGGCTTCAAACATATTGTTTATTTGACATCCGATGCAGAGTGGAAGCAAGCAGAGAGTGAGTTTCCGGATCTTTTGCTTTGGATTCCCTCCCTTCCATTAGAGAATGTAGAACCTGCCTATGTAAAACAGATGATGGAACAGCAGATCAAACAAATTTTGCCGATTATATCTGATAAATGGCAGTCAGAGCCAAGGGATAGGGAGTAA
- a CDS encoding ubiquinol-cytochrome c reductase iron-sulfur subunit, which translates to MSEKEHKVSRRQFLTYTLTGVGGFMAAGMLMPMARFALDPALQAGGESDFINVMPVDEITEEPVRKDFQFEQEDAWYTSEVTRVAWIYREGDEIVALSPVCTHLGCTVNWEGNDDYPEQFFCPCHGGRFEKDGQNVQGTPPTRPLDVYEMEVRDGDLYLGRPVQR; encoded by the coding sequence GTGAGCGAAAAAGAACACAAAGTGTCAAGGCGTCAATTTCTAACGTATACATTAACTGGTGTAGGCGGTTTCATGGCAGCAGGAATGCTCATGCCAATGGCTCGCTTTGCTCTTGATCCGGCATTACAAGCGGGGGGAGAAAGTGATTTTATCAATGTAATGCCAGTCGATGAAATAACAGAAGAACCTGTACGTAAGGACTTTCAGTTTGAGCAAGAGGATGCTTGGTATACTTCTGAGGTAACTCGAGTTGCCTGGATATACAGAGAAGGCGATGAAATTGTCGCTCTTTCGCCTGTATGCACTCACTTAGGCTGTACAGTGAACTGGGAAGGGAATGACGATTACCCTGAACAATTTTTCTGTCCATGTCACGGCGGACGTTTTGAAAAAGACGGACAGAATGTTCAAGGAACGCCACCGACGCGACCATTGGATGTTTATGAAATGGAAGTTCGGGATGGCGATCTTTATCTAGGTAGACCAGTGCAACGGTAG
- the qcrB gene encoding menaquinol-cytochrome c reductase cytochrome b subunit, which produces MLQKIYDWVDERLDITPMWRDIADHEVPEHVNPAHHFSAFVYCFGGLTFFVTVIQILSGMFLTMYYVPDIIHAYESVYYLQNEVTFGVIVRGMHHWGASLVIVMMFLHTLRVFFTGSYKKPRELNWVVGVLIFFVMLGLGFTGYLLPWDMKAYFATVVGLEIAEAVPVVGGFAKALLAGGEIIGAQTLTRFFAIHVFFLPGALLGLLGAHFYMIRKQGISGPL; this is translated from the coding sequence ATGTTACAAAAAATATATGATTGGGTGGACGAGCGGCTCGATATCACGCCTATGTGGCGCGACATTGCCGACCATGAAGTACCTGAGCACGTGAACCCTGCCCATCATTTCTCGGCATTTGTTTATTGTTTCGGAGGCTTAACGTTCTTCGTTACGGTGATTCAAATACTTTCTGGTATGTTTTTAACGATGTATTATGTACCAGATATTATTCATGCTTATGAATCGGTCTATTATTTACAAAATGAAGTAACATTTGGTGTCATTGTCCGCGGCATGCACCACTGGGGAGCAAGTTTAGTTATCGTAATGATGTTCTTACATACGTTGCGCGTATTTTTTACCGGCTCCTATAAAAAACCGCGTGAATTAAACTGGGTTGTCGGAGTGCTAATCTTCTTCGTCATGCTTGGTCTAGGTTTTACTGGTTATTTATTACCTTGGGATATGAAAGCGTACTTTGCTACAGTGGTAGGACTTGAAATTGCCGAAGCCGTACCAGTGGTGGGTGGATTTGCCAAAGCCTTGCTCGCTGGTGGGGAAATCATTGGTGCACAGACGCTGACAAGATTCTTTGCGATTCACGTATTCTTCTTACCAGGGGCTCTTCTTGGCCTATTAGGAGCTCACTTCTACATGATTCGTAAACAAGGAATTTCCGGTCCATTGTAG
- a CDS encoding menaquinol-cytochrome c reductase cytochrome b/c subunit produces the protein MHRGKGMKFVGDSRVPAERMPNIPKDYSEYPHKTEAFWPNFLLREWMVGAVFLIGYLCLTVAHPSPLERVADPNDSGYIPLPDWYFLFLYQLLKYEYAAGDFTVIGAVVIPGIAFGALLLAPFLDKGVERRPIRRPIASGLMMLGVISVIFLTWESVDQHDWEAAAQQGAIVEDVEIDESAEGYEIYLSQQACINCHGDEGEGGAAAPPLFESDYSEEEIMDIIRDGEGQMPPDQFEGSDEELETLADWIANDGQDPDGE, from the coding sequence ATGCATCGCGGGAAAGGTATGAAGTTTGTCGGAGACTCTCGTGTCCCGGCTGAAAGGATGCCGAATATTCCAAAAGACTATTCGGAATATCCGCATAAAACCGAAGCATTTTGGCCGAACTTTTTGCTTCGTGAATGGATGGTAGGTGCCGTCTTTCTAATTGGTTATCTATGTTTAACAGTTGCGCACCCATCGCCGTTAGAGCGTGTAGCAGATCCTAACGACTCAGGTTACATACCGTTACCTGACTGGTATTTCTTGTTCTTATACCAGTTATTAAAGTATGAGTATGCTGCCGGAGACTTTACGGTTATTGGAGCTGTTGTTATTCCAGGAATTGCATTTGGTGCATTGTTACTAGCACCATTTCTTGATAAAGGTGTCGAGCGCCGTCCAATACGCCGCCCTATTGCAAGTGGTCTTATGATGCTAGGGGTCATTTCTGTTATCTTCTTAACTTGGGAATCTGTTGACCAGCATGACTGGGAAGCAGCTGCACAACAAGGTGCTATTGTGGAAGATGTTGAAATTGATGAAAGTGCAGAAGGTTATGAAATATACTTGAGCCAGCAGGCATGTATTAACTGTCACGGTGATGAAGGAGAAGGTGGAGCAGCAGCACCGCCATTATTCGAAAGTGATTATTCTGAGGAAGAAATCATGGATATTATCCGAGATGGTGAAGGACAAATGCCTCCAGATCAATTCGAAGGTTCTGACGAAGAACTTGAGACATTAGCGGATTGGATCGCCAACGACGGACAAGATCCAGACGGAGAGTAA
- a CDS encoding DUF1405 domain-containing protein, translating to MNKIYDVLGQRWAVFLLLVINIPGTIYGYIWYESQLSNTPPIFYIFVPDSPTASLFFVIVLIAFLFRRSIPIVEALASVTLFKYGVWAVVMIVSAGAAGSEMRWDHYMLICSHLGMAIQGLLYAPYYRIKPWHLIVVAIWTLHNDVIDYIYGMHPTVSHLILPYYQEIAYFTFWLSISSLFIVYLLNNNQKKRKLNF from the coding sequence ATGAACAAAATCTATGACGTTCTGGGGCAAAGGTGGGCGGTTTTTTTATTGCTTGTGATCAATATTCCAGGTACAATTTATGGTTATATCTGGTACGAATCACAACTGTCAAACACGCCGCCGATATTTTATATATTTGTCCCAGATAGTCCAACGGCAAGCTTGTTTTTTGTGATCGTTCTTATAGCATTTTTATTCAGGAGAAGTATACCAATTGTAGAAGCTTTAGCATCCGTAACATTATTTAAATATGGTGTTTGGGCAGTTGTGATGATCGTTTCTGCGGGTGCGGCTGGTTCTGAAATGCGCTGGGATCACTATATGCTTATTTGTTCTCACTTGGGGATGGCAATCCAAGGGCTTTTATATGCACCTTATTATCGGATTAAACCTTGGCACCTTATTGTGGTAGCCATATGGACACTTCACAATGATGTTATTGACTATATTTACGGCATGCATCCTACGGTATCGCATCTTATTCTTCCTTACTATCAAGAAATTGCTTATTTTACCTTTTGGTTAAGTATCTCTTCCTTATTTATCGTCTATCTATTGAATAACAATCAAAAAAAGAGAAAGCTTAACTTTTAA
- a CDS encoding sporulation protein YpjB, translated as MKVRWLLSLLTIIILCLLPLMTASAEGESGLEESDEQLWRELNRTSDTILQYVKEKRYDEAKQLMDYFSKQFLNIRSADYHLSMNDLRVIVSTYETADGATTSMSMSHEDRVRAVSSFRLLVDVYDSSERYLWKGTKESVSAPLMEMAEAYEKKDWGAFQRLFNSFLKSYEVVRPAWHASLEPHQYQRFDSQVVYIERYRQNPEAASNLMETMAVMLSDLDAIYSNDSEDTSDPSLIWVILTIGGAIVFALTYAGWKKYRGQQKEGKIRARRWE; from the coding sequence ATGAAAGTAAGATGGTTATTATCCTTATTGACAATAATAATATTATGTCTACTTCCACTTATGACAGCTTCAGCAGAAGGTGAGAGTGGATTAGAAGAGTCAGATGAACAGCTTTGGAGAGAATTAAACCGGACAAGCGATACGATTCTTCAATATGTTAAAGAAAAACGATATGATGAGGCGAAACAGCTGATGGATTACTTCTCCAAGCAGTTCTTAAACATCCGATCTGCTGATTATCATCTTTCAATGAATGATTTACGTGTGATCGTGTCCACATATGAAACCGCAGATGGGGCGACAACGAGTATGTCCATGAGTCACGAAGATCGTGTACGAGCTGTTTCATCTTTTCGGCTGCTAGTAGATGTGTATGATTCAAGTGAACGCTATTTATGGAAAGGGACTAAAGAGTCGGTCTCAGCACCATTGATGGAAATGGCTGAAGCATATGAAAAAAAAGACTGGGGAGCTTTCCAACGGTTGTTTAACAGCTTCCTAAAATCATATGAGGTTGTCCGCCCTGCCTGGCACGCGTCCCTTGAACCGCACCAATATCAACGTTTCGATTCTCAAGTTGTTTATATTGAACGGTACCGTCAAAACCCAGAAGCTGCTTCAAATTTAATGGAAACAATGGCGGTAATGTTAAGTGATTTAGATGCCATTTACTCAAATGACAGTGAAGATACTTCAGACCCTTCACTTATTTGGGTCATTCTCACGATTGGCGGTGCCATAGTGTTTGCCTTAACATATGCAGGGTGGAAAAAATACCGGGGACAACAAAAAGAAGGTAAAATCCGTGCAAGAAGGTGGGAGTAA
- a CDS encoding zinc metallopeptidase, with the protein MFGSLGAFLLYFAILLIVPMWAQMRVKSAFNKYSQVRASSGMTGAEVAKKILNDNGLYDVSVEPVKGKLTDHYDPRQKVVRLSESNYYGNSVAGAAVAAHEVGHAMQDAEDYAFLRFRHALVPVANFGSNTSIFLIIAGMLFTMSELMLVGIIFMSAAVLFQLVTLPVEFNASSRAMDQVISVGVIRNDEEKETKRVLNAAALTYVAAAVVAVAELVRFLLMYFVMRDE; encoded by the coding sequence ATGTTTGGAAGTCTAGGGGCTTTTTTACTATACTTCGCCATATTATTGATTGTTCCAATGTGGGCGCAAATGCGAGTGAAATCGGCATTTAATAAATATTCGCAAGTGCGTGCATCATCGGGTATGACAGGTGCTGAAGTTGCTAAAAAAATATTAAATGATAATGGATTGTATGATGTAAGTGTAGAGCCTGTTAAAGGGAAGCTTACTGATCACTATGATCCGCGACAAAAAGTTGTTCGTTTGTCTGAAAGTAATTACTATGGTAATTCAGTTGCGGGTGCAGCAGTCGCAGCCCACGAAGTCGGACACGCCATGCAGGATGCGGAAGATTATGCATTTTTGCGCTTTCGTCATGCATTAGTGCCTGTTGCAAACTTTGGCTCTAATACATCGATCTTTTTAATTATTGCAGGTATGCTGTTTACGATGTCTGAATTAATGCTCGTTGGAATCATCTTCATGAGTGCCGCTGTCTTATTCCAGTTAGTTACCCTTCCGGTGGAGTTTAATGCATCCAGCCGGGCGATGGATCAAGTTATTTCAGTCGGTGTCATTCGTAACGACGAAGAGAAAGAGACGAAGAGAGTGCTTAATGCTGCAGCGTTAACTTATGTCGCAGCAGCAGTAGTAGCTGTGGCCGAACTAGTCCGGTTTCTTCTTATGTATTTTGTAATGCGAGATGAGTAG
- a CDS encoding YitT family protein: MIHAIKLKNIIAILLGTAIMSFGLVYFNMENNLADGGFTGITLILYFILSIDPAFSNLALNIPLFIIGWKILGRNAFIYTLIGTLGVSVFLWFFQRYPFVSIPLDDDMTLAALFAGVFIGVGLGIVFRYGGTTGGVDIIARLGFKYLGWSMGKTMFLFDAAVITGSLIYLNYREAMYTLVAVFIAAKVIDFMQQGAYSGKAAMIVSEKAPEISAQIMIEMDRGATLLKGKGSFTGVEKEVLYCVVGRNEMVRLKTLIDQVDPHAFVTLTDVQDVMGEGFTLDENKRPLGI, from the coding sequence TTGATTCATGCAATTAAACTAAAAAATATTATCGCGATATTACTAGGAACAGCAATTATGAGCTTTGGCCTCGTTTATTTTAACATGGAAAATAATCTTGCTGATGGCGGGTTTACAGGGATTACGTTGATCTTATATTTTATTTTATCCATTGATCCGGCATTTTCCAACCTCGCATTAAATATTCCGCTTTTCATTATCGGTTGGAAGATACTTGGAAGGAACGCATTTATTTATACGCTAATCGGTACGTTAGGCGTGTCAGTTTTTTTATGGTTTTTCCAAAGGTATCCATTTGTATCAATTCCATTAGACGACGATATGACGTTAGCAGCTTTGTTCGCTGGAGTCTTTATTGGAGTCGGTTTAGGTATCGTCTTCAGATACGGCGGTACAACAGGTGGTGTTGATATTATTGCTCGTTTAGGTTTTAAATACTTGGGCTGGAGCATGGGAAAAACGATGTTTCTCTTTGATGCTGCTGTAATTACTGGTTCGCTTATTTATTTAAATTACCGGGAAGCTATGTATACACTTGTGGCAGTGTTTATTGCAGCGAAAGTGATTGACTTTATGCAGCAAGGAGCTTATTCTGGCAAAGCTGCGATGATTGTTTCTGAAAAGGCACCGGAAATTTCCGCTCAAATTATGATCGAAATGGATCGTGGGGCCACTCTCCTAAAAGGGAAAGGGAGCTTCACCGGTGTTGAAAAGGAAGTTTTGTATTGTGTAGTCGGTCGAAATGAAATGGTTCGCTTAAAAACGTTAATTGATCAAGTAGACCCTCACGCATTTGTTACACTAACAGACGTACAGGATGTAATGGGTGAAGGGTTCACTCTCGATGAAAATAAACGTCCACTTGGAATATAA
- a CDS encoding nucleotide pyrophosphohydrolase — MDKTSKSLQEVQKEVDAYISQFKEGYFSPLAMMARLTEETGELAREINHYYGEKPKKSSEDEKTIEQEIGDLFFVLTCLANSLNIDLDEAHNLVMHKFNTRDKNRWTKIESEDTEEDEK; from the coding sequence ATGGACAAAACGTCTAAATCATTACAAGAAGTTCAAAAAGAGGTAGATGCATACATATCTCAGTTTAAAGAAGGCTACTTTTCACCATTAGCAATGATGGCTAGGTTAACAGAAGAGACAGGAGAACTAGCCAGAGAAATTAACCACTACTACGGTGAAAAACCAAAAAAATCTAGTGAAGATGAAAAAACAATTGAACAAGAAATTGGCGACCTGTTTTTTGTGTTGACGTGTTTGGCCAATAGTTTAAATATTGACTTAGATGAAGCGCACAATTTGGTGATGCACAAATTCAACACACGTGATAAAAACAGATGGACAAAAATTGAATCAGAGGACACCGAGGAGGATGAAAAATGA